One region of Mucilaginibacter gotjawali genomic DNA includes:
- a CDS encoding protein-disulfide reductase DsbD family protein, translating into MTYSINRNFVRAVFTLLVLFAVLVSGFTHANAFQGKKADTVSTSDVQFTTIPTAADSFAARKKHLDSVKKAQATMLKAKASDADKTQSFWAIFIAGFLGGLLAITMPCIYPLLPLTVSFFTKKSGSRSKGILHSLLYGLSIIVIYVSLGLIITLLFGPDALNALATNGIFNLFFFLLLVVFGISFLGAFEINLPSSLANKLDQNSDRGGLVGIFFMAATLVVVSFSCTGPLVGSLLAAAATKGDRLGPAMGMFGFSLALALPFTLFALFPSALKSLPKSGGWLNSIKVVLGFIELGFSLKFLSNVDLAYHWNWFDREVFLSLWIAIGLLMALYLIGKIKFSHDSEVTHLSVPRTFIAIGVFAFVIYMIPGLWGAPLKVISGFLPPPATQDFDLTRSMGSSAAAPVQNVSVKTKKYEDIFKRGKHFGLNEWYDYDQALQVSKELKKPILVDFTGWNCANCRRMENEVWPDPGVRSRMQNDFVLLELYVDEKGNLPESEFYNSQFSGKKITTIGGKNSDFETTKFETNSQPFYVIMDSQGNVLVPPQGAKFSVDNYTKFLDSGIAAYKNQ; encoded by the coding sequence ATGACGTATTCCATCAATCGCAATTTTGTAAGGGCCGTTTTTACCCTGCTGGTTTTATTTGCAGTTTTAGTTTCGGGGTTTACACACGCCAACGCTTTCCAGGGTAAAAAGGCAGATACGGTTTCAACCAGTGACGTGCAATTTACCACGATACCTACCGCTGCCGATAGTTTTGCCGCCCGGAAGAAACATTTGGATAGTGTTAAAAAGGCGCAAGCCACCATGTTAAAAGCCAAAGCTTCAGACGCTGATAAAACCCAGTCATTTTGGGCAATATTTATTGCAGGCTTTTTAGGCGGTTTGCTGGCTATAACCATGCCTTGCATTTACCCTTTACTGCCACTTACGGTAAGTTTTTTTACCAAAAAATCAGGCTCCAGATCTAAAGGTATTTTACATTCCCTTTTATATGGACTATCCATCATTGTTATTTATGTGTCCTTAGGATTAATCATCACCTTATTATTTGGGCCGGATGCTTTAAACGCCCTGGCAACCAACGGCATATTTAACCTTTTCTTTTTCCTGCTGCTTGTTGTATTCGGCATCTCATTTTTAGGCGCTTTTGAAATAAACCTTCCAAGTTCATTAGCCAATAAGCTGGACCAAAATTCAGACAGGGGCGGCCTTGTGGGCATATTTTTTATGGCCGCTACTTTGGTTGTGGTATCTTTTTCATGCACCGGCCCATTGGTTGGCAGCCTTTTAGCAGCTGCAGCAACAAAAGGCGACCGTTTAGGCCCCGCTATGGGGATGTTTGGGTTTTCGCTTGCACTTGCGCTGCCTTTCACCCTGTTTGCGCTGTTCCCGTCGGCATTAAAAAGCCTGCCAAAATCGGGCGGCTGGTTAAATAGCATCAAGGTTGTCCTTGGGTTTATCGAACTCGGCTTTTCACTCAAATTTCTTTCAAATGTCGACCTGGCCTATCATTGGAACTGGTTTGATCGCGAGGTCTTTTTATCCTTATGGATCGCTATCGGTTTATTAATGGCCTTATATTTAATTGGCAAAATAAAATTCTCTCACGATAGCGAAGTTACGCACCTTTCCGTTCCGCGTACTTTTATAGCCATTGGAGTTTTTGCGTTTGTTATTTATATGATACCGGGTTTATGGGGTGCACCGCTAAAGGTAATCAGCGGATTTTTGCCTCCCCCGGCTACACAGGATTTTGATCTTACCCGGTCAATGGGCAGCAGCGCGGCAGCACCCGTTCAAAACGTATCTGTTAAAACTAAAAAATACGAAGACATTTTTAAACGCGGCAAACATTTTGGTTTAAATGAATGGTATGACTATGACCAGGCTTTACAGGTATCCAAAGAGCTAAAAAAACCGATATTAGTTGATTTTACTGGTTGGAACTGCGCAAATTGCCGCAGAATGGAAAATGAAGTGTGGCCCGATCCAGGTGTGCGCAGTCGTATGCAAAACGACTTTGTATTACTTGAACTGTACGTGGATGAAAAAGGTAATCTGCCTGAATCAGAATTTTATAACTCACAATTCAGCGGTAAAAAGATAACCACCATTGGCGGCAAAAACAGCGATTTCGAAACGACAAAATTCGAAACTAATTCGCAGCCGTTTTATGTTATAATGGATAGCCAGGGAAACGTATTGGTGCCGCCCCAGGGGGCCAAATTTAGTGTAGACAACTATACAAAATTTTTGGATAGCGGTATAGCGGCTTACAAAAATCAATAG
- the pfkA gene encoding 6-phosphofructokinase has product MTQIKNIGLFTSGGDAPGMNAAIRAVVRSAIYYGIEVTGIRRGYEGMIKGDMFPMDRKSVSNIIQRGGTILKTARSEQFRTKEGRQLAYDQLKKNNIDALVAIGGDGTFTGARIFGEEFDIPVVGLPGTIDNDLCGTDFTIGYDTAINTVIDAVDKIRDTAESHDRLFIVEVMGRDSGLIALRTGIAAGAETILIPESKTDINAVFERLEKGRKDKSSKIIMLAENGKDGDAFEVGRQIKEKFPNYDTRVSILGHIQRGGRPSCMDRVLASRVGVAAVEALRNGHRNEMVGLIHNEIAFTSFEHAIKHNIDINPDFLKIVEILSI; this is encoded by the coding sequence ATGACGCAAATTAAAAATATAGGGCTTTTTACTTCAGGTGGTGATGCACCGGGGATGAACGCTGCCATCAGGGCAGTGGTACGGTCGGCAATCTATTACGGAATAGAGGTTACAGGTATCCGCAGGGGATACGAGGGAATGATCAAGGGCGATATGTTCCCGATGGACCGTAAATCGGTTTCAAACATCATTCAACGCGGCGGCACCATTTTAAAAACCGCCCGCAGCGAACAATTCAGAACAAAAGAAGGTCGCCAGTTAGCCTATGACCAGCTCAAAAAGAATAACATTGACGCTTTGGTGGCCATTGGCGGCGATGGCACCTTTACCGGTGCACGTATTTTTGGCGAAGAGTTTGACATCCCTGTAGTTGGTTTGCCTGGCACTATTGATAACGACCTTTGCGGCACTGATTTTACAATTGGGTACGATACCGCCATTAATACGGTAATTGACGCGGTTGATAAAATAAGAGACACGGCAGAATCGCACGACAGGCTGTTTATTGTGGAAGTAATGGGGCGCGACTCAGGGTTGATTGCACTACGAACAGGCATCGCTGCCGGAGCGGAAACTATCCTGATACCGGAAAGCAAAACCGATATTAACGCGGTATTTGAACGGTTGGAAAAAGGAAGAAAAGATAAATCATCCAAAATTATTATGCTGGCCGAAAACGGCAAGGACGGCGATGCGTTTGAGGTTGGGCGGCAGATAAAAGAAAAATTCCCGAACTACGATACCAGGGTATCCATACTTGGCCACATCCAGCGTGGCGGAAGGCCAAGTTGTATGGACCGTGTACTGGCCAGCCGGGTAGGTGTTGCGGCTGTTGAAGCGTTAAGAAACGGGCACCGCAACGAAATGGTCGGCCTTATTCATAACGAGATTGCTTTTACATCATTTGAACATGCTATAAAGCATAATATTGATATTAATCCCGATTTTTTAAAGATCGTAGAGATATTGTCGATATAA
- a CDS encoding NUDIX hydrolase: MNSSDLTWKKLSSTYIHKGPWATLRSDRCEMPNGHIVEDYYVLEYSNWVNAVAITEDKKILMVYQYRHAAGIVSLEIPGGVIDAGETPVQGLRRELLEETGYLFDDFEPLCTIYGNPSTADNQTYTFLARGGKKVQEQHLDEQEQIIVETFTIPQVKQLLLDNKIAQALHCTGLFYALNKLGAL; the protein is encoded by the coding sequence ATGAACTCATCCGATCTTACCTGGAAAAAACTTTCATCAACCTATATTCATAAAGGCCCCTGGGCTACCCTGCGATCTGACCGATGCGAAATGCCCAATGGCCATATTGTTGAGGATTATTATGTATTGGAATACAGCAACTGGGTAAACGCCGTTGCTATAACCGAGGATAAAAAAATATTAATGGTATACCAGTACAGGCATGCTGCCGGCATTGTATCGCTTGAAATACCCGGAGGGGTAATTGATGCCGGTGAAACGCCGGTACAGGGCCTGCGCCGGGAGCTGCTTGAAGAAACAGGGTATTTATTTGATGATTTTGAACCCCTGTGCACCATATACGGCAACCCATCAACAGCAGATAACCAAACCTACACATTTTTGGCCCGGGGCGGCAAAAAAGTGCAGGAACAACACCTGGATGAACAGGAACAAATTATTGTAGAAACATTTACCATCCCGCAGGTAAAACAATTGCTGCTTGATAACAAAATAGCCCAGGCGTTACATTGCACCGGGTTGTTTTATGCGTTAAATAAGTTGGGGGCCTTATAA
- a CDS encoding heme-binding protein: protein MEANNEALLKGFVRLGGTPEEVASKLGPLADLEGTWTGNTGWNLIAVPSMLNGNPEFTLLIQQYSETITFTPITAPVPNRGGTTQQFITGLLYELTINDLKYPNGILHIENGMWLNMSDIEAQPDGPVIESNAPQPFTVARMSSIPHGDVVIALGNAVTSSAAPVFPAISAIPAPEGLPPVFGYTDPYSLNEFSAEFHTADVNSTLAATAATQTITQVTTITVDTENTGGSISNIPFVQQHVSPSRFQSTFWIENVVDGDLNFLQLQYSQQADLNFIKKFNLPGDILWPHVNVNTLRKS from the coding sequence ATGGAAGCAAACAACGAAGCACTATTAAAAGGATTTGTAAGACTGGGCGGTACGCCTGAAGAAGTAGCCAGTAAATTAGGCCCTTTAGCTGATCTGGAAGGCACATGGACCGGCAACACTGGATGGAACCTGATTGCCGTACCCTCAATGCTTAACGGAAATCCTGAATTTACATTGCTGATCCAGCAATATTCAGAAACGATCACCTTTACGCCTATTACCGCGCCTGTGCCAAACCGCGGCGGTACAACCCAGCAGTTTATTACCGGCCTATTGTACGAATTAACGATAAACGACCTCAAATACCCTAACGGCATACTGCATATTGAAAATGGCATGTGGTTAAATATGAGCGATATTGAAGCACAGCCAGACGGCCCTGTTATCGAAAGTAATGCGCCCCAACCTTTTACGGTCGCAAGGATGTCGAGCATTCCGCATGGCGATGTTGTAATTGCGCTGGGCAACGCGGTTACTTCATCTGCGGCACCTGTATTCCCGGCAATCAGCGCCATCCCTGCCCCTGAAGGCCTGCCGCCGGTTTTCGGCTATACCGATCCTTATTCCCTTAATGAGTTTTCGGCAGAGTTTCATACCGCCGACGTGAACAGTACCCTGGCAGCTACCGCAGCAACACAAACCATAACCCAGGTAACTACAATTACGGTTGATACGGAAAATACCGGGGGTAGTATATCCAATATACCCTTTGTGCAGCAGCATGTGAGCCCATCACGCTTTCAATCTACCTTCTGGATTGAGAACGTGGTAGATGGCGACCTTAATTTTCTGCAACTGCAATATTCACAACAAGCAGATCTGAATTTTATTAAGAAATTCAATCTGCCTGGCGATATCCTGTGGCCCCATGTGAATGTGAATACGCTGAGGAAGTCGTAG